AACTATAGAAAAGCGGAGAATTTCGTCGAGAAACGACAAACCAGACTGGTTTTATGGGGTTCCGCTCCTGGAATCATATTTGCGATACTCTTCAGCTGGCTTATGCAATACTACGGGCATCTGTTTATAAGATTGACCTTCGTTACCAGTTTGCTAATAGGCAATATTCTCTTTTTACTTATGCTGCTGATACCAATTTCCCTTGCTTATGCATTCGGCAGATATAAACTGCTTTCGGTAGAGGCAAAGTTTAAACGCGGAACACGTTTCATAGCAGTTAACTTATTCCTGTTAGTCATTTTCATAGGTTTTCTGTACTTATTCGGAGAACTGATACTCAAACATATTGGCATTAACAGCCAGACCCCGACTCTGATCCTTGGTATCGGGTTGGCATTCCTGTTCATGCCTACACAGAGGAAGATCAGAGCTAGGCTTGAAAAGCATTTCTATCCTGAACGCGTCAGACTCCGAACTCTTCTTAAAGATTTCCTTTCATCAAACATCGTCCGGACAGATAGAGATGAATTCTGGAAGGAGCTGGAAGAGAAGCTGATCGACGGCTTATCAGCCGAGAGAGTCTATCCGGTCCTCAGAGTAGGAGATAAAGGCTGTTTCTCAGTCGAACTTGCTGAACCCGCGCCCTTCGACATCAGGGATGAGATTGTCCAGAAGCTTGAGAACGGGGATAACCCGATCCTTATCGATGAACTTATAGCGAGCGGGAAAATAGTTCTTTCGTCGGAGCAGGAGGAATGGTTCCTTCAGCGGAAAAGCGCGATTCTCCTCCCTTTGATAACGAAGTCCGGGCTGGTCGGCTTTCTGGTTATCAGCTGCAAGACTACAGGAGAGGATTTCACCGCTGAGGAACTTGAACTACTTGAAAACCTTTGCGCGCAGACAGCTCTGGTAGCTGAGAACCTGGAACTGCTTGGTGAGAAGCTCGAGAAAGAGAAACTCCAGGAGCAGATGAGAGTTGCCAGGGACATACAGAAAGGTCTTCTACCGGGCAGGATTCCCGATCTGCCGGAACTTGAGGTGGAAGCTCTTATACGATTCTGCCTGGATGTTGCAGGGGATTACTATGATATCATCCCGCTCGATGACGATAGAACAGTACTTTCTATCGGGGATGTAGCAGGCAAGGGAATAGGAGCTGCTCTTCTCATGGCGAACCTGCAGGCTTCACTCAGAACCACGCAGGCCATGGGTGCATCCCTTGCTGAATCGGCTGAGAAGATTAACAGGCTTGTATTCGAGAACACTCCATCAGACATGTTCATTACGTTTTTTCTGGTTC
This genomic stretch from Candidatus Aegiribacteria sp. harbors:
- a CDS encoding SpoIIE family protein phosphatase — its product is MKRFIFVLMITVSLLIICFSTAFITREFSKVITFSSMGDMWSLIRLREDSPLARFAEVDTNDFKSPPYPERGDILVNVDGLPSTLENYFKVFNVDTPAGEEMVITYLHDNEIFTTTVITRSIPVILKLQIWVLVILRTMIVAGLILVGLWGFLRKPHSSPVRTLTLFCFTLALTMAITNPAIADVYASFKIPQFILFLFMAFTYFTPAFWLKLNMLFPARKSYYIKRRLFFNLILFIPGAVFGAVLVITSQFMSLAVNIYQTLFLALGYVLLISNYRKAENFVEKRQTRLVLWGSAPGIIFAILFSWLMQYYGHLFIRLTFVTSLLIGNILFLLMLLIPISLAYAFGRYKLLSVEAKFKRGTRFIAVNLFLLVIFIGFLYLFGELILKHIGINSQTPTLILGIGLAFLFMPTQRKIRARLEKHFYPERVRLRTLLKDFLSSNIVRTDRDEFWKELEEKLIDGLSAERVYPVLRVGDKGCFSVELAEPAPFDIRDEIVQKLENGDNPILIDELIASGKIVLSSEQEEWFLQRKSAILLPLITKSGLVGFLVISCKTTGEDFTAEELELLENLCAQTALVAENLELLGEKLEKEKLQEQMRVARDIQKGLLPGRIPDLPELEVEALIRFCLDVAGDYYDIIPLDDDRTVLSIGDVAGKGIGAALLMANLQASLRTTQAMGASLAESAEKINRLVFENTPSDMFITFFLVLVDSKKGILKYVNAGHNPPFLITQKDEVKLLSKGGIIFGVLEDALYTEGEIEFNPEDILLLYTDGVCEAMNLSEEEYGEKRLAKLVIGNRNLPLAELLQLIEDEVALFHGSEIYEDDFTLLAARLKHR